The sequence TACTTAATTATGACAATCTTCAAAAAAGGCACATTACTTGCATCATTTAGTGAAGAAGAAGCATTTTGGAACCCTtgatcatttttaaaaaatgGAACAGATATTTCCAGATTGGTGATGACACCTCAATTGATTTTTGGTCTCAGAAACATAAACTTGTAATTTGTGGTAAGTGAGCATCCTTAATGTGTTCGTCAAAATAATTGTCCCAGACATACATGCTAGAAACTGAGGTGAAAGATATAAGGCAAATAATCACTTAAATCCCATCATAACAGTTCACTAAAATCCATCAATTCTTTTGGACTATCAGTAACTTATGGTAATGTACCACTAACATACTGAACTGAGAGCAGGTAATAAGAATAAACTTGTACAACAGAACAGCTTTAACAACATTCAAAGGCAAACCCATATTGTCAGAAGCTGTCAGGCAAAATTTTATCTCATCCAATACTTACGCCTTTCTCTTGCTTGAGCTGATAATATCTGACTAAGCATCAGTTGCCTATGTTCTTCTGCTTCTCTGCATTTCAAATTACATATATATGATTCTGTAAACGTACATAAAGTTGCAAACTTGATCCAGATGAATTCACAGGTTAAACCTTTTGGCCTCTTCTTGTGCCTTCTGCGGCTCACCATTTTGCTGATTACCCTAATTAAAAGAAAACACAAGCCAACAAACATTAGTTACAAAACAGGCAGTATTTAAGAGTTTATTATGCCAccaagatgacttgcaatgccatGTTTTGCCATCAACTCTTGCATTCTTCTTTGCCTAATGGCTTCTAGCTCCGGGTCATCCTAAGAAGAATATTGACCATATTGTCAGTTTAGCAAATATAAGGTCCAACAAATGTATGTAGAAACTAAACTCATGTCCTTAAATAAATTCAGGTCTACTATATCTTACACTTAGTCTCAATGTATGCAATTCCTGAACCACGAATCCTCCTCAAATAAAGGCAAATAAAggcaaaaaaatgaaaataagggAACATCAAAACCACCGAGTATTTTCCTTTTCCATTTGTCAACATGAGCccaaagtaaaaagattctgccaGCAGACGACAACTAAAATGAAGCATCAACCACAGAGTTTAGGGGGAAGAAATCGGAAATACGATCTTCTCCCAAAACAGGTGTGTGATTCAAATGTCATCAATCATTCCGTCTTTCCGTGGAAATTCGACTTTTAGCAATTATTCTCAACATTATTTCCCGAATCAAGAACATTGCAGACAAGAAATTGAACAATCACAAGGAACCATCTTAAAAGACAAAAAAAGGCCCACAATCACTAGAAACGCAGCACCCACGGCTCGTTTGAACCCCGTAATAGGGAGAACCAAAACATGAGAGCGAGATGTAGTGATACAAAAGAGTGCTGCCCTCAAAGCTCATAAGAATCAAAGTAATCACGGCAGAACGATTAGCAAGAAAACCACATCACCAACAAAACCCTAGCTTACGATCGACATTTTGACAAGCAAGACGCAAAAGAAGGGAATTTGTGAGAAGAAGAGAGGGATAAGCGATCAATCCATACCATGTCGCGAAGGTTTCGAGATCGGAATCTCAGCAGAGCTCGTCGGAGTGTTGGAGTCGCTGCTCGATCTCCGCCCCGGCTTTTCCTTTGGCGGATGTATAACGCTACCGCTCTCCTTTTATAGAGTCGGTGGTAAGCAGAAGCTGTATGCCACGCACCCTTAATAGTATTAGATCCATTAACCGTAAACCGCAAGGAATTAGATCCATTAACCCTTAATAGTAGATCCGTTAACATATCGGATCTGCATCCTCTTTCCACTTTCCTGACCATTAACCTATGATGACGACATCAATTATTCCTCCGTAATTACATTAATTATCGGTATTTTTGATTCAAATCCCCAAAATATCGTCAGGGATCTGTACACATGATTGATCTTTCACCCGTCACGCACCTGGTCTGTTGTTGGTTAATAGATGTGGGCTTATGTGGAGCCCACTGAATCTTATCAGAAGGGAGGTTAGTCGGACGGGTTGCCTAATCGAGTCGTTTTCCTTTAATATTTGTGAGATGATCATCCACCGTTGGTTAGCCTACGGACTTCACATACGTATCCTCCCGTTTCACGTCCGTTTCGTGTTTTAGGTTTTCGCTCCCGTCTTCTCTTTCTACGGACTTCCGCCCACGCGAAGAGCCGAAGCGTTGATTCCCATGGCCGACAAAACCCTCGCTTACTCAGCCGTCACCGTCGCCGTCGCTGGCGACAAGGAGGAGAAGGCTTATAAGCAAGACTCGGCTGACGGCGAGGAGGAAATGGCCTTTGAGGAAGCCATCGACGGTGGTGAGGAGGAGACGGCATATAAAGAAGCCGCCGTCGACGTTGAGGTGGATAGTGCCGATGAGGAGGCCGCTGTCACCGCCGTCGACCGCGACGCCGCCGTCGAGCTCCTCGAGGAGATCCGGGCGCTCAAGGATGAGCGGTCTGACCTCCAGCGCGAACGGGCTAATCTCCTCCGCGACCTGTCCAACGCCCGAACGAAGCTTGCCGGCGCTGAGTCTGACCTTAAGACTGTCGCCGGCCAGGCCAGCCGCCTCGAGGGCGAGGTCCGCATCATTCAAGACGATCTCTCCACCGCAAACATCGTCTCTATGGAGCAGGAGGAAATGGTCCGCCGCCTCGAGGGCGAGCTCCGCATCGCACAAGACGGCCTCTCCACTGCGCACATCGCTGCTATGGAGCAGGAGGAAAAGGTCCGCCGCCTCGAGGGTGAGCTCCGCATCGCACAAGACGACCTCTCCACTGCGCACAGCGCCGCTGTGGAGCAGGAGGAAAAGGTCCGCCGCCTCGAAAGTGAGCTCCGCATCACACAAGACGACCTCTCTACTGCAAACATTGCCGCTACTGAGCATGAGGAAAATGTCCGCCGCCTCAATAACTCGATCAAGGACCTCGAAGCCAAGTTCAAGGTCAAGATCAACGACCTGGAGACCACGGTCAAGGTTCTCGAGGAGGAACTCAGGGTATCCAAGCAGAAAGAGAGGGATGAGGCGGAGAAGTTTGCCGCTGTGGAAGAGGAGTTGATGACTAAGATCGCTGAATTAAGGTCTACGGTGGAGATCGATAAGGAGGAAAAGGCCTTTGAAATTGATGGCAAGGTAGATGCTGGGGTCCTTCCTGTGCACTCCCAGGCGCTGCGGACGTCGGCCGTGATTGGAATTGTGGCCTTGGCGGCAGGGGCTGTAGTGTGTCTTCAGCTCGCAAAACGGAGGTAGAATTGGAGTGAGGGTTCGTGATCTATCTGACTGCTTTCTGCTGATAATTTTTGTTGGCCTCTGCTCTGTTCTTTTTCTTGATTATCTATCGTGTCAGTCCAAAATCTTCTCACGGAAGTTTGATTGGGCTAAATGATTTTTTACATCCTGTCAAGCAATTCCACAGTAGTTCTGAAATCTTTCATGATCGGACTAGATAGGTTCATGGAGTGGGATTTAGCAGTGGTTTCACTAAAGAGTTATATCAACGTTATTCAGGTTGATGTTTCTTGTGTTGTTCTGTTGAACGTGTAGTATGATTATTGCAGCAAAACTGTTCTTGCTGATAGCTACACTTCAAAAAGCTTGAATCTTTTTGTGTTGAATGATCTCTTAATAAAGGACTGGTTCTCCTCTGTGTCATCTTATTATCATTTGGAATGTTTTTGTGTTTCATTGTGAAACAGTGCTTTTGCAACATCATAATACTTGTGACTGAAAGAATCTTTTGTACAATAATATTTTGTGTTATCTTGAAGATGTGATCAAAATGTAATTATGTCCTTGCTTCTGGATGCCTCTCTCCTGGAAAGACAGGACCCAAGAGATAGAGCTCCAGTATGCTTGGCTTACCCGGTCAAACTGTTATATGGCCTATAGCATCAATTATTTTTTTGATTGGTCTTGATACAAACTAATGAATGATTGCTTTATTTCAGTGCACTGAAAATAAATCTACAATGTTGATTGTTGTCAATCAGTCAGGTGATTTCTGTTATTTTGATGTGAAATATCGAGTCAGCACCATTTATATCTTGGTTCAGGAGTACACTGTTTTTAGTTCCTCTTATGTTGTCATATGATGTCAGTTCTTGGTAATTTAGTTTTTCAGTATATCatcatcttattttttatttggtgtatgatatttctaaaaaaatatgtTTGGTGCATGATTTGATTCTTGAGTTGGTCCTTATTTCTTTCTTGGTCCTGAGTTGTCGTTACTTTACTGCATTATTGATGTTGCACATTGTAATGTTATCTGTAATAATGTAAATGATGATATGGTTCATGATGAGGTCCAAAACTTGGTTGAGGGACTTGGATGAG comes from Musa acuminata AAA Group cultivar baxijiao chromosome BXJ3-3, Cavendish_Baxijiao_AAA, whole genome shotgun sequence and encodes:
- the LOC135632581 gene encoding uncharacterized protein LOC135632581 codes for the protein MADKTLAYSAVTVAVAGDKEEKAYKQDSADGEEEMAFEEAIDGGEEETAYKEAAVDVEVDSADEEAAVTAVDRDAAVELLEEIRALKDERSDLQRERANLLRDLSNARTKLAGAESDLKTVAGQASRLEGEVRIIQDDLSTANIVSMEQEEMVRRLEGELRIAQDGLSTAHIAAMEQEEKVRRLEGELRIAQDDLSTAHSAAVEQEEKVRRLESELRITQDDLSTANIAATEHEENVRRLNNSIKDLEAKFKVKINDLETTVKVLEEELRVSKQKERDEAEKFAAVEEELMTKIAELRSTVEIDKEEKAFEIDGKVDAGVLPVHSQALRTSAVIGIVALAAGAVVCLQLAKRR
- the LOC135634031 gene encoding uncharacterized protein LOC135634031, with the translated sequence MVRKVERGCRSDMLTDLLLRVNGSNSLRFTVNGSNTIKGAWHTASAYHRLYKRRAVALYIRQRKSRGGDRAATPTLRRALLRFRSRNLRDMDDPELEAIRQRRMQELMAKHGIGNQQNGEPQKAQEEAKREAEEHRQLMLSQILSAQARERLARIALVKPDKARGVEDVLLRAAQMGQLTEKVSEEKLISLLEQINNQTSKQTKVTIQRRRSVLDDDD